The Odocoileus virginianus isolate 20LAN1187 ecotype Illinois chromosome 3, Ovbor_1.2, whole genome shotgun sequence genome includes a window with the following:
- the TRIM58 gene encoding E3 ubiquitin-protein ligase TRIM58, with product MASGSPGERLCEEARCPVCLDFLQNPVSVDCGHSFCLRCISEFCEKSDSAQGGLYACPQCRGPFRLESFRPNRQLASLVDSVRQLGLGAEPSGARLCVRHGEELTRFCEEDQEVLCWVCDTTPEHRSHHTISLQEAARCYQIKLQVAQELVRKELEEASTQEANVGRKTVIWKEKVEMQRQRFRSEFEKYRGFLALEEQLQLRRLEEEERATLQKLRESRNRLAQQGRALKELAEELEERCQRPALGLLEGVGGALSRSTNVTHLEPESIAMELKTMCRIPGMREMLKKFQVDIKLDPATAHPSLLLTADLRSVQDGELWRDVPNNPERFDTWPCILGLQNFSSGRHYWEVMVGERAEWGLGVCQDTVSRKGEITPSPENGVWAMWLLKGSEYMVLASPSVPLLHLERPRCIGIFLDYEAGEISFYNITSGSFIYTFNHLFSGFLRPYFFICDTTPLILPPMTNVELENWASGGHFDSASNIRDDSS from the exons ATGGCCTCGGGGTCCCCTGGGGAGAGGCTCTGCGAGGAGGCCCGATGCCCAGTGTGCCTGGATTTCCTGCAGAATCCCGTCAGTGTGGACTGCGGCCACAGTTTCTGCCTCAGATGCATCTCCGAGTTCTGCGAGAAGTCCGACAGCGCACAGGGCGGCCTCTATGCCTGTCCGCAGTGTCGGGGGCCCTTCAGGCTGGAAAGCTTCCGGCCCAACAGGCAGCTGGCCAGCCTGGTGGACAGCGTGCGGCAGCTGGGGCTGGGCGCGGAGCCTTCGGGGGCGCGCTTGTGTGTGAGGCATGGCGAGGAGCTGACCCGTTTCTGCGAGGAGGACCAGGaggtgctgtgctgggtctgtgaCACCACTCCAGAGCACAGGAGCCACCATACAATATCGCTGCAGGAGGCCGCCAGGTGCTACCAG ATAAAGCTCCAGGTGGCACAGGAGCTTGTCAGGAAAGAGCTGGAGGAAGCTTCAACTCAGGAGGCCAACGTGGGGAGGAAAACTGTTATTTGGAAG gaaaaagtggaaatgcaGAGGCAACGCTTCAGGTCGGAGTTTGAAAAGTATCGTGGCTTCCTGGCCCTGGAGGAGCAACTGCAGCTTAGAagactggaggaggaggagcgaGCCACGCTGCAGAAGCTTCGGGAAAGCAGGAACCGGCTGGCGCAGCAGGGCAGGGCCCTGAAGGAGCTGGCAGAGGAGCTGGAGGAGCGGTGCCAGCGGCCGGCCCTGGGGCTGCTGGAG gGTGTGGGAGGAGCCTTGAGCCG AAGTACAAATGTCACACACCTGGAACCCGAGTCCATCGCTATGGAGCTGAAGACAATGTGTCGCATCCCTGGCATGAgagaaatgctgaagaagttcCAAG TTGACATAAAATTGGATCCTGCCACCGCACATCCTAGCCTCCTCTTGACTGCTGACCTGCGCAGTGTGCAGGATGGAGAACTGTGGAGGGATGTCCCCAACAACCCTGAGCGATTTGACACATGGCCCTGTATCCTGGGTTTGCAGAACTTCTCATCAGGGAGGCATTACTGGGAAGTCATGGTGGGAGAAAGAGCAGAATGGGGCTTAGGCGTCTGTCAAGACACAGTGTCAAGAAAGGGGGAAATCACACCATCCCCTGAGAATGGGGTCTGGGCCATGTGGCTGCTGAAGGGAAGTGAGTACATGGTCCTTGCCTCCCCATCAGTTCCTCTTCTCCACCTGGAACGGCCTCGCTGCATTGGGATTTTCTTGGACTATGAAGCAGGGGAAATCTCCTTTTACAACATCACAAGTGGGTCTTTTATCTACACGTTCAACCACCTGTTCTCTGGTTTTCTTCGACcttattttttcatctgtgacACAACACCTCTTATCTTACCACCTATGACAAATGTGGAGTTAGAAAATTGGGCATCCGGGGGTCATTTTGACTCTGCCTCTAATATCAGAGATGATTCTTCCTGA